From a region of the Flavobacterium branchiarum genome:
- the pyrF gene encoding orotidine-5'-phosphate decarboxylase: MTTQQLHEQILLKKSFLCVGLDVDLTKIPEHLLETEDPIFEFNKVIIDATHDLAVAYKPNTAFFEAYGIKGWLSLQKTINYINEKHPDIFTIADAKRGDIGNTSSMYAKAFFEDLNFDSVTVAPYMGKDSVEPFLAFENKHTIMLALTSNEGAFDFQTLLTNGTELYKQVLETSKTWKNSENLMYVVGATKAEYFTEIRKIVPDSFLLVPGVGAQGGSLSEVCKYGMNDKIGLLINSSRAIIYASKGTDFAEKAREEALKMQQEMALIINNKF; the protein is encoded by the coding sequence ATGACTACACAACAACTACACGAACAAATTCTTTTAAAAAAATCATTTTTATGCGTCGGTTTAGATGTCGATTTAACTAAAATTCCAGAACATCTTTTAGAAACAGAAGATCCGATTTTTGAATTTAATAAAGTTATAATCGATGCCACACACGACCTAGCCGTTGCCTACAAACCCAATACTGCTTTTTTTGAAGCCTACGGAATAAAAGGATGGTTGTCGCTGCAAAAAACAATCAACTATATAAACGAGAAGCATCCAGATATTTTTACCATTGCCGATGCTAAACGTGGCGATATTGGGAATACATCGAGTATGTATGCTAAAGCCTTTTTTGAAGATTTAAATTTCGATAGTGTAACAGTAGCACCATATATGGGGAAAGACTCCGTAGAGCCTTTCTTAGCATTCGAAAATAAACACACTATAATGTTAGCGTTAACATCTAATGAAGGCGCATTCGATTTTCAAACATTACTTACCAATGGTACCGAATTATACAAGCAAGTTCTTGAAACTTCTAAAACATGGAAGAATAGCGAGAACTTAATGTATGTTGTAGGAGCTACCAAAGCCGAATATTTTACAGAAATCCGTAAGATAGTTCCAGATAGCTTTTTGCTTGTTCCAGGAGTAGGCGCTCAAGGCGGAAGCTTATCAGAAGTATGTAAATACGGAATGAATGACAAAATAGGATTACTAATTAATTCGTCTCGTGCTATTATATACGCATCTAAAGGAACTGACTTTGCAGAGAAAGCAAGAGAAGAAGCCCTAAAAATGCAACAAGAAATGGCTTTGATTATAAACAATAAATTTTAG
- a CDS encoding DUF5723 family protein codes for MKKQLLILLLFITSFASKAQSYMGYFHDNYAGVQSVLFNPASIADSRFKTDINLFSISGSVQNDLYGVRLFDVYKDGYDFDSQSKSSFSSSNNALVNFDIMGPSFMFNIAPKHTLAVFTRARSVSNIRNINGYLVDQVKDGLDESSDFNFNLGNLNGASNSWGELGVSYAAVLYQKNQHFLKGGLTAKYLQGGVNGYAHANNVNVAYVENVADPKAGVLASTGEITIGASQDFEANSKYDFDANSKGFGLDLGLVYEWRPDYDKYDVNKAKPADNNFRDLNKYKVRFGLSVTDIGSINYRNAKQDTYNVTGVVTQEMIDDMGNIYDFLNDNYTKTSSTKGRKTNLPTAIHADVDWNMFRKFYLNLNGDINMVNTDKINAVTIGNRVSLTPRYESRWFSFYVPMTWMEYSGMQVGSGIRLGAFFIGSGSVVTNLVSKESKAVDFHLGMKIPVYQKKFKDTDEDGVIDKNDACRKIAGPAENNGCPWPDTDKDGVFDKDDACPNVAGPIENKGCPWQDTDGDTLLDNVDACPTVAGPVENKGCPWPDTDGDGVLDKDDACPDVAGPVENKGCPVLDADKDGIPDSEDDCPLIPGPIENKGCPKVSKAVLEQLKIEAKSIFFETGKATLSEAKKAETSKRLDAIKEILKNYPNAKFAINGHTDNVGNPKFNQKLSEARAKAVMDFLIAKGVNPDNLTSQGFGATKPVKSNKTAAGRAENRRTEIVYLGNL; via the coding sequence ATGAAAAAACAATTACTTATTTTATTACTTTTTATTACTTCTTTCGCATCCAAAGCCCAATCTTATATGGGGTATTTCCATGATAATTATGCGGGTGTACAAAGCGTACTTTTTAATCCAGCTTCTATAGCTGATTCTCGTTTTAAAACCGATATTAATTTATTTTCTATTAGCGGTTCGGTTCAAAATGATTTATATGGAGTTCGTCTTTTTGATGTTTATAAAGATGGATATGATTTCGATAGCCAGTCAAAATCAAGTTTCTCAAGTTCAAATAACGCTCTCGTTAATTTTGATATCATGGGGCCCTCGTTTATGTTTAATATTGCTCCAAAACATACATTGGCAGTATTTACAAGAGCAAGATCAGTAAGTAATATCAGAAACATTAACGGATATCTTGTAGATCAGGTTAAAGATGGTTTAGATGAATCAAGTGATTTCAACTTTAATCTAGGTAATTTAAATGGAGCTTCAAACTCTTGGGGAGAATTAGGTGTTTCTTATGCCGCTGTTTTGTATCAAAAGAACCAACATTTCTTAAAAGGAGGTTTAACTGCTAAGTATTTACAAGGAGGTGTAAATGGTTATGCTCATGCAAATAATGTTAATGTTGCCTATGTCGAAAATGTAGCTGATCCTAAAGCAGGAGTTCTAGCTTCTACAGGAGAGATTACAATAGGAGCAAGTCAGGATTTTGAAGCTAACTCAAAATATGATTTTGATGCTAATTCAAAAGGTTTTGGTTTAGATCTTGGACTTGTTTACGAATGGAGACCTGATTATGATAAATATGATGTAAACAAAGCAAAACCAGCAGATAATAATTTTAGAGATTTAAACAAGTATAAAGTACGTTTTGGATTGTCTGTTACAGATATAGGATCTATAAATTACAGAAATGCAAAACAAGATACTTATAATGTTACCGGAGTAGTTACGCAGGAAATGATTGATGATATGGGGAATATCTATGATTTTTTAAATGATAATTACACTAAAACGTCTAGTACAAAAGGAAGAAAAACAAATTTACCTACTGCAATTCATGCCGATGTAGATTGGAATATGTTTAGAAAATTCTACCTTAATCTTAATGGAGACATTAATATGGTTAATACCGATAAGATTAATGCAGTTACTATTGGTAATAGAGTAAGTTTAACACCTCGTTACGAAAGTAGATGGTTTAGTTTTTATGTTCCAATGACTTGGATGGAATATAGCGGTATGCAAGTAGGTTCGGGAATTCGATTGGGAGCTTTCTTTATTGGATCAGGTTCAGTAGTTACTAATTTAGTTTCAAAAGAATCAAAAGCAGTTGATTTTCACCTTGGGATGAAAATTCCAGTTTACCAAAAGAAATTTAAAGATACCGATGAAGACGGAGTTATAGACAAGAATGATGCTTGCAGAAAAATAGCAGGCCCAGCAGAGAACAATGGTTGCCCTTGGCCAGATACAGATAAAGATGGTGTTTTTGATAAAGACGATGCTTGTCCAAACGTAGCAGGTCCAATCGAAAATAAAGGTTGTCCTTGGCAAGATACAGACGGAGATACCTTATTAGATAATGTTGATGCTTGCCCAACTGTTGCAGGTCCAGTAGAAAATAAAGGATGTCCTTGGCCAGATACAGACGGAGACGGAGTCTTAGATAAAGATGATGCTTGCCCAGATGTTGCAGGTCCAGTAGAAAACAAAGGATGCCCAGTTCTAGATGCAGACAAAGATGGTATTCCAGATAGCGAAGATGATTGCCCTTTAATACCAGGACCGATTGAAAATAAAGGTTGTCCTAAAGTTTCTAAAGCGGTATTAGAACAATTAAAAATAGAAGCGAAGTCAATCTTTTTCGAAACAGGAAAGGCTACATTAAGCGAAGCTAAAAAAGCAGAAACATCTAAAAGATTAGATGCTATCAAAGAAATTTTAAAAAACTATCCAAATGCTAAGTTTGCAATTAATGGGCATACTGATAATGTAGGAAACCCTAAATTCAATCAAAAATTATCAGAAGCTAGAGCAAAAGCAGTTATGGATTTCTTAATTGCTAAAGGAGTAAATCCAGACAATTTAACTTCTCAAGGATTTGGAGCTACAAAACCAGTTAAATCTAACAAAACAGCGGCAGGAAGAGCTGAAAACAGAAGAACAGAAATTGTTTATCTAGGCAATTTGTAA
- a CDS encoding Dps family protein: MKPHIGISPKDLKKSADILTSILSNEMILYVKTRKFHWNISGNSFMELHKLFEDQYGVLETIIDEVAERINQLGEKTIGTMTEFIGNSTLKEFPNMYPSQKEMLSELLDNHEHVIVELRKYIPEFENQNHDIGSADFITGLLEQHEKMSWILRRYLS; the protein is encoded by the coding sequence ATGAAACCCCATATTGGAATATCCCCCAAAGATTTAAAGAAAAGCGCCGACATTTTGACATCAATTTTATCAAATGAAATGATATTATATGTAAAAACAAGAAAATTTCATTGGAACATATCTGGAAACAGTTTTATGGAGTTACATAAGTTATTTGAAGACCAATACGGCGTTTTAGAAACAATTATTGATGAAGTCGCAGAAAGAATTAATCAGCTTGGCGAAAAAACTATAGGAACTATGACCGAATTTATTGGTAATTCGACATTAAAAGAATTCCCTAATATGTACCCGTCTCAAAAGGAAATGCTAAGTGAATTACTAGACAATCACGAACATGTTATCGTTGAACTTAGAAAGTACATTCCAGAATTTGAAAATCAAAATCACGATATAGGTTCTGCCGATTTTATAACAGGATTACTAGAACAACACGAAAAAATGTCTTGGATACTACGTCGTTATTTGAGTTAA
- a CDS encoding helix-turn-helix domain-containing protein encodes MKLFIKFDINTVCSQFLKEKLSERQINYTPLGFGEIELDKNLTSEELDSIKNDLGPFGLEIVENQKSVLVQKIKDAIIEMVFMDENGSNLKSSVYLAEKLNHSYGYLSNVFSEVTYSSIENFIILQKIERAKHLIIINEMSLTEIAFLLNYSSVAHLSTQFKNTTGINPSAFQRIIKKRRENLK; translated from the coding sequence ATGAAGTTATTTATTAAGTTTGATATTAATACTGTTTGTTCTCAATTTTTGAAAGAGAAACTGAGTGAAAGACAGATTAATTATACCCCTTTAGGTTTTGGAGAAATTGAATTAGATAAAAACCTAACATCGGAAGAGTTAGACTCTATAAAGAATGATTTAGGACCTTTTGGTCTAGAAATTGTAGAGAACCAAAAGAGTGTTCTTGTACAAAAAATAAAAGATGCTATTATTGAGATGGTTTTTATGGACGAAAACGGAAGTAATTTAAAAAGCTCTGTTTATTTGGCCGAGAAATTAAATCATAGCTATGGTTATTTATCGAATGTTTTTTCGGAAGTAACCTATTCCTCTATAGAGAATTTCATCATTTTACAAAAAATTGAAAGAGCCAAACACCTCATTATTATTAATGAAATGAGTTTGACTGAAATTGCGTTTTTACTTAATTATTCAAGTGTAGCACACTTAAGTACTCAGTTCAAAAACACCACAGGAATAAATCCTTCGGCATTTCAGAGAATTATTAAAAAAAGACGTGAAAATTTAAAATAA